The Natranaeroarchaeum aerophilus genome has a segment encoding these proteins:
- the phnE gene encoding phosphonate ABC transporter, permease protein PhnE gives MTDDDRPTASDGGVEQPNRLESASARVNEQFENIRQTRRRRAFGWLGLVLTLGFITLQGLAAAEFFDSRTNFTWSHFAGRMGDYFPRTDVGGIPFLDIWTYWEFISSNDLIYDAEIGGLLFQFPPNFADLYAFFFEELGVFLIFGEAGITLAMGLVGTILGFPLAFLFSVLGSERVTPFPINFIFRGIMSFIRAIPAIIWALIFVALVGLGAAAATLAIALNTIGNLGRLFVEELEELEDGPIEAMQTTGANKPQVVFFGMLSQVKTSFIAWTLYIFEINVRSAVTVGVIGAGGLGAVVATQEARLVFENMMATLFVIFVLIFLVELFSQRLRARLRSNQEKKSIYELIVGFPRRMADSVVR, from the coding sequence GAACAGTTCGAGAATATCCGACAAACTCGGCGAAGACGGGCCTTCGGCTGGCTCGGTCTCGTTCTCACGCTCGGTTTCATTACGCTACAGGGGCTTGCTGCGGCGGAGTTTTTCGATAGTAGAACGAACTTTACGTGGAGCCACTTCGCCGGGCGGATGGGCGATTACTTCCCCCGGACCGACGTTGGCGGTATTCCGTTTCTCGACATCTGGACCTACTGGGAGTTCATTTCCTCGAACGATCTGATCTACGATGCCGAGATTGGGGGGCTGCTGTTTCAGTTCCCACCGAACTTCGCGGATCTCTATGCCTTCTTTTTCGAAGAGCTGGGCGTCTTCCTGATCTTTGGGGAGGCCGGGATCACGCTGGCGATGGGGCTCGTCGGGACGATCCTCGGCTTCCCGCTCGCGTTCCTGTTTAGCGTGCTCGGCTCCGAGCGAGTCACGCCGTTCCCGATCAACTTCATCTTCCGCGGGATTATGTCGTTCATTCGGGCCATCCCGGCCATTATCTGGGCGCTGATCTTCGTTGCACTCGTCGGGCTGGGGGCTGCGGCGGCGACACTCGCCATCGCACTAAATACGATCGGTAACCTCGGTCGCCTGTTCGTCGAGGAGCTCGAAGAGCTCGAGGACGGACCGATCGAAGCGATGCAGACGACGGGCGCGAACAAACCACAGGTGGTCTTCTTCGGCATGTTGAGTCAGGTGAAGACCTCGTTTATCGCCTGGACGCTGTACATCTTCGAGATCAACGTCCGGTCGGCAGTCACGGTCGGCGTCATCGGTGCCGGTGGACTTGGTGCTGTCGTTGCGACCCAGGAGGCACGACTCGTGTTCGAGAACATGATGGCTACACTCTTTGTCATCTTCGTACTCATCTTCCTCGTCGAGCTGTTCAGTCAGCGTCTCCGTGCTCGACTGCGATCGAACCAGGAGAAAAAGAGTATCTACGAGTTGATCGTCGGCTTCCCGCGACGGATGGCCGACTCCGTCGTCAGGTAG
- a CDS encoding inositol monophosphatase family protein, with product MDRDANEVATGQLVEITRESAAAGSAVAAEAFRGPLDVERKSGKTDVVTQADRDAEAAVEARIRDAIPDATIYGEESATGTVPETGMVWIVDPIDGTNNFVRENRRWATSVACLVDGTPVAAVNDMPALGDTYVGTPDGVRRNGAPVTVSGRTDPETFQVVPSIWWPRDRRDEYAAATGTIVRRFGDLRRPGCAQASLSLLAAGSVEGVLTNIDANAWDTVAGVAMVEWAGGTVTDLDGESWTPRSRGVVASNGERHDELLAAAREIEEKR from the coding sequence ATGGACCGAGACGCGAACGAGGTCGCTACCGGGCAGCTGGTTGAGATAACCCGCGAGAGCGCAGCTGCGGGAAGTGCTGTCGCGGCAGAAGCGTTCCGTGGCCCGCTCGACGTTGAGCGCAAGTCGGGCAAAACCGACGTGGTTACGCAGGCAGATCGGGATGCGGAGGCGGCAGTCGAAGCGCGGATACGTGATGCTATCCCAGACGCCACGATCTACGGCGAGGAGAGCGCGACCGGAACCGTCCCCGAAACCGGGATGGTCTGGATCGTCGATCCGATCGACGGGACCAACAACTTCGTCCGAGAGAACCGTCGCTGGGCGACGAGCGTGGCCTGTCTCGTGGATGGTACTCCGGTCGCGGCGGTCAACGATATGCCCGCGCTGGGCGACACCTACGTCGGGACGCCGGATGGCGTCAGGCGGAACGGCGCACCAGTGACCGTCAGCGGCCGAACCGACCCGGAGACGTTTCAGGTCGTCCCGTCGATCTGGTGGCCCCGGGATCGTCGTGACGAATACGCCGCCGCGACCGGTACAATCGTCCGACGGTTCGGCGACCTCCGGCGGCCAGGCTGCGCTCAGGCATCGCTCTCCCTGCTCGCGGCTGGGTCGGTCGAGGGCGTACTCACGAATATCGATGCGAACGCCTGGGACACTGTCGCGGGCGTCGCGATGGTCGAATGGGCAGGCGGAACCGTAACCGATCTCGATGGCGAGTCGTGGACGCCGCGGAGCCGTGGGGTTGTCGCGTCGAACGGCGAACGACACGACGAACTGCTGGCTGCTGCCCGCGAGATCGAAGAAAAACGCTAG